One Chrysiogenia bacterium genomic window carries:
- a CDS encoding alpha/beta hydrolase yields the protein MSENSGYFVPVGELSRQGRFVRGTVKTVVRPAFAAADYPWVQRGLLKLMNGISRLPKGTIIRKENILGLPCEWIASSEAAMDDPRTILYLHGGGFVCGGADSHREFAAHIAKGAGLRVLLPEYRLAPENPFPCANDDCLGMYRWLLRHGVSADQIVVGGDSAGGCLALMTLISARDAGDPMPAAGLLFSPATDCLEFDGESYVTRKDADPWFSPVVIRKLVAHYAVANHPRISILAPLRRPLNDLPPLYIQVGDAEVLQSDSVRFAERAKEAGTQVTLEVWEHMWHDFPMFAGLMPESREALARVTAFVKERLGA from the coding sequence ATGAGTGAGAATTCCGGGTACTTCGTCCCGGTCGGAGAGCTCTCAAGGCAGGGGCGCTTTGTTCGCGGCACGGTGAAGACAGTGGTCCGCCCGGCCTTTGCGGCGGCGGATTATCCCTGGGTGCAGCGCGGGCTGCTCAAACTAATGAACGGGATTTCCCGTCTGCCCAAGGGCACGATCATTCGCAAGGAGAACATCCTGGGCCTTCCGTGCGAGTGGATCGCCTCCAGCGAGGCGGCAATGGATGATCCGCGGACGATTCTCTACCTGCACGGCGGCGGTTTCGTTTGCGGCGGCGCCGACAGCCACCGGGAGTTCGCCGCGCACATCGCAAAAGGCGCGGGCCTTCGGGTGCTGCTTCCCGAGTACCGCCTCGCGCCGGAAAACCCGTTCCCCTGTGCCAATGACGATTGCCTGGGCATGTACCGCTGGCTGCTGCGCCATGGGGTTTCGGCGGACCAGATCGTCGTTGGCGGCGACTCGGCGGGCGGATGTCTGGCGCTGATGACGCTCATCAGCGCGCGGGACGCGGGCGATCCGATGCCCGCGGCGGGATTACTGTTCTCGCCAGCGACCGATTGCCTGGAATTTGACGGCGAGTCCTATGTCACGCGCAAGGACGCCGATCCGTGGTTCAGTCCCGTCGTAATTCGCAAGCTGGTGGCCCACTATGCTGTGGCCAATCATCCCCGCATCTCCATTCTGGCGCCGCTTCGCCGGCCGCTCAACGATCTGCCGCCGTTGTACATCCAGGTTGGGGACGCCGAGGTGCTGCAGAGCGACTCGGTGCGCTTTGCCGAGCGCGCAAAAGAAGCCGGCACGCAGGTGACCCTCGAAGTTTGGGAGCACATGTGGCACGACTTCCCCATGTTCGCCGGGCTCATGCCCGAGTCGCGCGAGGCCCTCGCCCGCGTGACCGCATTCGTCAAGGAAAGGCTGGGGGCCTGA
- a CDS encoding DUF962 domain-containing protein: MAERIQSFEEFWPYYVGEHRKPLCRALHYMGTGMALSLAASAVVTLNPIPLALAPVAGYGPAWFSHFFIEHNRPATFTYPSWSLRADFKMLGLALRGRMAAEVTRLYGSPNPASDAPCLSST; encoded by the coding sequence ATGGCGGAGCGAATTCAGAGCTTTGAGGAATTCTGGCCCTACTATGTGGGTGAGCACCGCAAACCCCTGTGCCGGGCCCTGCACTACATGGGCACCGGCATGGCGCTGAGCCTGGCGGCCAGCGCGGTCGTGACGCTCAACCCGATTCCACTGGCGCTGGCGCCGGTGGCGGGCTACGGCCCGGCATGGTTCAGCCATTTCTTCATCGAGCACAATCGTCCGGCCACCTTTACCTATCCGAGCTGGTCGCTGCGCGCCGATTTCAAGATGCTGGGGCTGGCGCTCCGCGGGCGAATGGCCGCGGAGGTGACCCGCCTGTACGGCAGTCCCAACCCGGCATCCGATGCCCCTTGCCTCTCGAGCACCTGA